The sequence below is a genomic window from Halodesulfovibrio sp. MK-HDV.
AAATACGCAGCCTGTGCCGCTAAGTTGTGCAACGCAGAAACCGCTGCCCAAAATCAATACCGCAGGCCGCCCCTGAAGCACACAGCTATCGGGCTGCGGTATCAATCACTACCCAAACTGAAACGGGAATCAACATACCACTATTGATTCCGTTGTGGCTGACGTAGCCGAAATAACACGAGGGAAGCCTTCTTCCCACCCCCTGACATCCAGAAGATACACGCTATGCTAGTCACTTCCCTGCAACCGTAACGATACCAGAGGAGGAAAACGAACACACAGGCTTTCGGTACTTCCAGAAAATGGAGCTCATATGAACTTTTTTCCTATGAGACGAAACGATGCAGATTATAATAAGGAGATGTTTTATGACTTGCAGAAAAGTGACTGTGTTATTGTGTACTTTCGTTTTAGCGTTATTTTTGACAACTGGCGCAGAAGCCAGACAACAGGTTAAATATTTGCAGTCCTGTCCTGCAACTTCCTTTGAAACCACATGTGAAGGGAAATCAGTCAGTACGTATCTGGGCGGTTTGGACTACCTAATGAAGGAGCACTCCAAGCTTAGAGGCAAATATGAACTCAAATTTGTGGGCAACGTTTTTACCAGCCCATCGGACTGTCTTACTGCGGTAGCATCCGGCGGTGGCCAGATGACTTACACTGCACCGCAGTTTCTTGAGCAGTATGATCCAGCATGGAAGCTGATTACAGCACCTGGTCTTTTTAAAAACTTTGATCATTTCCTGCGCACAATGGATACCCCAGCATGGAAGGCTCGCATAGAAAAGCTGAGCAAAAAGAATGGTGTTACCATCATTAAGTGGATGGCAAGCATCGGCGACTTCTACCTTTTCACCAACAAAGGTCCTATTAAAAGCATGGAAGACGTTGTAGGGCAGAAAATCCGTTACAACGGTGCACAGGGGTATGCTGCTGCTCTTAGAAAATTCAACACAACCGGTATTGCTCTCCCATATACTGAAGTTGTGTCCAGTCTCCAAACTAACATGGTAGACGGTCTGCTTAGTGAAATTTTTGCTAGCGACTACTACGATCTGCCGCGTTACACCAAATATCTTGTTCCAATTTCATGGGGCATCGCACCAATGGCTATGGTTGTTAATACCGGCTGGTGGGAATCCCTTCCTGCTGAAGAGCGTGCTATTTTCGTGCAGGCTCTCGAGATGCCAAGTATCTACAAGCATTTCGAAAAACTTCAGGTCGAAGAAGTTAAAAATTGGGACAAAAACCCAGAGACCGAACTCGTTGTTCTTAGCGCAGAAGAACAAGAAAAATGGCGCCAGAGCCTTGTAAAATCTACTGTTGAATTTTCCAAGGATCTTCCACCTGAACTCATGCAGGCTGTTCTTAACACTCAAGAATAGCAATCTGTACATCAAATAATGAAGCGGGGCACGTGCCCCGCTATACCGCAACAGAGTCGCATCTTGTTCACATTATGACTTGTAAGGATATCGCATGAGTACTGATTGGAAAAAACGCTGTAAGGCTTTCAAAGATGGTTGGATTGTATTTTTCAGTTATGTCCTCTTCCTGGCAATCACCATCAACTTTTTAGAAATTGTCATGCGTGTTCTATTCAACTCATCAGTCGATCTGATGTTTGATTTACCCACATGGCTCACCACATGGTCTATGGTGCTTATTTCTGGAATGATCCTGTTAGATAATGAGCATCTGTGTATCGAAGCAATTCGCAGTAAACTTTCCGGAAAGCCTGCAAAGGTTCTGGATTTTATTAACAATCTGCTTACCACTCTCTTTGCTGCCATCGTCACATATTCCGGCATTATGTTTGTGAAACAGCTCTACGTATTTGATACAGCTTTTACCCGTATTATAACCATTCCTAAATGGATGGTGGAAATCTGTATTCCTATCGGAATGGGCGTGTTTACTATCTGTGCGATCATCAAAACGGTTCAAGATCTCAGAAAAAAATACACTGATGAGTAAGTTGATTACTATCATTATCTTTCACGTAGCCTACCCTTTGGGAGGATTAGTTACATGAGTCCGTTAGAATATTTCGCCCTAGCTTCCATCGCGCTGTTGTTTCTTATGGGCACGCCTCTTACGGTTGCTTTCAGTCTCGGCTCCATAATTATTCTTATTGAAAGCATGGGGCTGCCAATTAACAACCTTGCGCAGTTATTCTTCTCTGCGATGAACTCATACACGTTGCTTGCTATGCCGTTCTTTATTCTCGCAGGTAACGTTATTCTGCGATGCGAAGGCGTAAAACATTTACGTGACTTCCTTAACAGAATGGTTGGTCACCTTCCCGGTGGCATGGCAGCAGCTATCATTATTTTTGCCGCATTTTTAGGTTCCGTTTCCGGCTCCGCTACTGCCTGCCTTGCCATTATCGGAACAATTTTTGTGCCTATGATGGTTGAATCCGGTTATTCGCGTCCGTTCGCATCCGGTCTTACTGTTACATCCGCAGGACTTGGAGCGGTTATCCCGCCAAGCATTTTCTTTATTGTTTTTGGTTCCGCAAACCGTATCCCTATTGCAGATCTTTTCATGGGCGGCATTGGCCCCGGGCTTCTTGCTGCCACACTCATGATTATCACTGCGATTGTCATTTCGAAAAAACGCGGATTCAAAAGTACCACC
It includes:
- a CDS encoding TRAP transporter substrate-binding protein, yielding MTCRKVTVLLCTFVLALFLTTGAEARQQVKYLQSCPATSFETTCEGKSVSTYLGGLDYLMKEHSKLRGKYELKFVGNVFTSPSDCLTAVASGGGQMTYTAPQFLEQYDPAWKLITAPGLFKNFDHFLRTMDTPAWKARIEKLSKKNGVTIIKWMASIGDFYLFTNKGPIKSMEDVVGQKIRYNGAQGYAAALRKFNTTGIALPYTEVVSSLQTNMVDGLLSEIFASDYYDLPRYTKYLVPISWGIAPMAMVVNTGWWESLPAEERAIFVQALEMPSIYKHFEKLQVEEVKNWDKNPETELVVLSAEEQEKWRQSLVKSTVEFSKDLPPELMQAVLNTQE
- a CDS encoding TRAP transporter small permease, translating into MSTDWKKRCKAFKDGWIVFFSYVLFLAITINFLEIVMRVLFNSSVDLMFDLPTWLTTWSMVLISGMILLDNEHLCIEAIRSKLSGKPAKVLDFINNLLTTLFAAIVTYSGIMFVKQLYVFDTAFTRIITIPKWMVEICIPIGMGVFTICAIIKTVQDLRKKYTDE